The following is a genomic window from Pararhizobium capsulatum DSM 1112.
AACGGGACGCCTTGGCGCGTGCCTTCGCGACCCATGGGTTTTTCGACCGGATGCGGCTTGCGGCAGAGCGCCTTGATGGTGACGTGGGAACATGGTTGTCGATTTCGGCCGAGCACGGGATTGCAGCGGCATTCTGGAGCGCACCATCCCCGACGGGGGTTCCCGTGGTCTGGTGTCAGACGATTGAAACAGGCAGCGAGGCTCCGCTGCTCAGCCTCCCGACGGAAGGCTACGCGGCCGCGCCGACCCTGCCGCAAGCTATGGCCAACGCCTTGCTGGAAGCCCTCGTGACGCGGGCAGCGGTCATATCCGGGGCGCGGGACGATCTGACGGCGACCCATTATAGTCGCGCGCGCGCTGATATCGTTGCAACGGCGAGACAGCTCATTCTTGACGCGGGAAAGACAGAGAGCAGCGGATTGCAGGAAATCCCGGCTGTTCAATGCGCCAGCGATATTGTCGAACGTGTCACAGTAGTGGGGCTGGGAGCGGTGATCGCCGTTCCCGTAGGCTCTGACAGGGGTATCCATTGCGTGCGCACGGTTCTTTCGGCAGCACTTCCCCTTGCCGTCGTGCGGTGAGGCGGTGATGGCCGGAAGCGACACGCAAGGACCGCTCCTCGTCTTTCTCGGTCCCACGCTTCGGTTGGCGGATGCGCGCGAAATTCTCGATGCCGTCTATCTGCAGCCGGCCGGGCAGGGCGATATCCTGCTGGCCGCGCATGCCTTTCGCCCGCGCGCCATGCTACTGATCGACGGCCAGTTCGAGCATCGGCCGGCCGCTCGGCACAAGGAAATCCTGTGGGCGATGGCCCAAGGCATCGTCATGGTCGGGGCGGCCAGCATGGGCGCGCTGCGTGCTGCGGAACTGGCGCCTTGCGGCATGGTCGGCGTGGGCCTCGTCTATCGCTGGTACCGCCGCTGGCCGCTGGCCCCGGATGACGCGGTTGCAATCCAGTCGGCGCCGGCCGAACTCGGCTTCATGCCGTTGACCGATGCCCTGATCGACCTGCAGCGGACCTTTGCGATGCTGATGCGACGGGGCCTTATCTCGTGGAAGGAGCGGCAAGCGCTTGCCGCCATTGCCCGGACAACGGATTTTCGCCAGCGCACGCTCGAAAATGCGTTTTCCGAGGTGGGTCTTCTGGCGGAGAGATGTGCTGGCTTGCGATCGCAGATCATCCACCAGAAGGCTGTGGATGCCATACAATCCCTACGCCTTCTGCCGGATATCGTGAAGCGTCGGCAGGGCTCTCGCTCTCTGCAGCAGTGGCGTGTGACCAACACTATGCTGCGGGATCTGGAAGCCGCCAACATTGACATATCATTGATACATAAATACTAATAAAACCTATAGCTGCATGCCTCCGTTGGAAGAGATATTGTGCGATGAGCCCGTATCTGAACGCAGCCCCGGCAACATCGGATGCCCGCCTCGGCACACGGTTCTGGATTTATCCGCAACCACCCTTCATCCCCGGCTACGAGCAGCCGGATCGCGTCTGGCTGAACATTTCCCGCGACGATATTTCCGATGGTCCGAGCGACGGTTCGATGTATGTCGCCGATCCGCTTTTCGACAAGCAGCCCTATGGTCCCAGCGCGTTGCCGCCCTTTCTTGGACCATGTCGTGCACCGGCACGCGCGAGCATCGACCGGCATTTCGATCATCTCGATCCGCAGTCGCGCGCCTATCTCGGCGTCCATGCCTATGCCTGCGTGCATTTTGTTCTCGATGTCTGGCATAGCTATCTTGGCAGGCCAGTCGAATGGTTCTTCCGGGACGTCTACCCCCGGCTGGAGATCGTGCCGCTGGTGGACTGGCCAAATGCCCAGGCGGGGTATGGTTTCCTCGAACTCGGTTTCTCGGATGTCGGTGGCATACGCCGGCCCTACGCCCTGAATTTCGATAGCATCGCCCACGAAATGGGGCATCTCATCAGCCTGTCGGAGGCGGGTTTCCCGACGGGGCTTTCACGAGGCGACGACTTCTTCGTCTTTTCGGAGGCTTTTTCGGATTGCGTGTCGCTCATCTCGTTCCTGCACTTCGATTCTGCGATCGATCGTCTGCTGCGGCGGACCCGGGGCAACCTGCTCCTCTACAACGAACTCAACCGTTTCGCCGAGACGAGCCCCGAGACGCAGATCCGTCTTGCCACGAATTTTCGGCGCATGTCGGAGGTGACGCGCGAGGTTCACGATCGCGCGTTGCCGTTCATCGGCGCGGTCTTCGACAGCATCGTCGATGCCTATCATTTTCGGCTGGTGGAGAGCGGGTGCGCCGGGCAAAGCCTGATCGATACGGATCTGCGTGATCTCAGCCTGGGCGATTTCGATCGGTTTCACACCTTGACCGCCGATGCTTTCGCCGACGATCCGCTGGCGTTCAAGCGTGCCCTGATTGCTGCCCGTGACGATATCGGCCGCGCACTGGCGAGGTCGCTGAGGATGCTCGATCCCGACAATCTCAAGCTTGAACTTGCAGCAGCTGCAGTCGTGACTTCAGCGCGCGGTCATGCGGCGGACCGGCTGCGTGAGAATTTCATCTGGCGCGAAATCATCAATCCAACTTGAACCGTGGAAGGAAACGAAGATGAGCAGCTGCAGCGAGAACCCCTATGCGGGCATGCGTGACGAGGTCTTTAATCCCGGCGAGGTTCGCCTTTATGGACGCAGCCAGTTCAACCCACCTGACGGCCTGGGAGGTGAACCGGATGGGACCGGCCAGATCGCGGCGGATGGGAAGAAAATGCGGTTTCGCGCCGGCGAGGGCTATATCGCCATGGACATGCGACAGGATGCGGAGGCTGTCAGTGTCGGCATCATCTATGGTTATGCTTACGAGGGACATTGCTACAAGCTACCGAAGCCGCGCATCATGTATTTGCCGGTGGAACACCAGCCAATTGTCGGCGGTGATAGCGGCTGCGATTGCGGTTATGCGCCAGAGCTTGGCTATGTTGTCTGGGCGGTGGACAAGCTCGATCGTGTCATCGTCCTCGATATGCGCTCGGATGACGTAAAGACCCTGCTCCTGGAGGAGAATATGCCGGGCAACCGCTCACCGCAGGCCTATGCCCAAGCGATGGCGATGGCGCCTCAGCGAGGCCGGGAATAGGCGGGATGTCCCGCCCATCGCTTGAGAGAAATTCGCTCGCCGCAAACCGGTTTCGGCGGGAAGGCGTCACCGAAACGTATCAGGAGAGGCTTATATAATAAATACCGACGCCGATCGTGCGATCAATGGGCTGAGAAAAGCTGTGCAAGCGAGAGTCGTTCGGAAGGAGACAGGGAGGGGTCACTCTCTGCCTCATCGACGAGGCCAGCCTGCTCGATGCAAAAAGCATGGGCGGCAATTGCCGCTTCATCCTGGTCCTTGAAAGGACCGAGAACGGTCGAGTATTCCTCTATCGTCACCGACATCGTCCTGGTGTCATCGTTGTAGATGAAAGTTGCCCTCAGGGGGCGCCTACTTGTTGCCATTGGATCCTCTGAATCAATTCGCCGCTTCGATTTCGCGTATGCGTACGAGGTTTCTTTTCGTTTGAAACAGTAGGACCTATGTTTTTCTACGCGGGAGGTTGGCCTGTCATCTCCTGCCAACTTAATTGCGAAGACACGCAGCGCAAGTCGTTTTTTTGCTCCAGATGAACATGGTTTGCCTTTGTCTGGAAAACAACAATGCGTACCCATAGAAAAGGTTCCATGCGATCGTCACTTCAGTCGTGCGACCAGGCAACTGCATCGCTCGCGCATCGATTGCAGAGAAAAAATTCGCTGGCAGGTGATGTCGAACGTTGGAAGATCGCGCCGCAGTGAACGCATACGAGTTCCGTGGGGGGCGCCGAGCGACGTGGCTCCTCCGATTGATCTGCCAGCGCGCCCTTTTTGACCTTGCTCAACGGCTTTAGACTGACATCTCTTGGTTGATGGCTGCTGCATCCGGTCGCGGTGGGGGTGCCGATCCTATTGTCCGGCGTCTCAATCATCGGCAAGGGCTGGCGGTTTCCTTGTTCGTCGATCATTCCGGCAGAGCAAAGTTAAAACGCTCGACATCACGTGCGAGCGATATGGTTTGGCTGGACGTTCCGGATTGAAAAAGGGCCTCTTTCCCGGATCCGGAACAAACACGGATGCAAATCGTTTCTCAAGAACTTGGCAGAGGTAGAGACACGGCTCCAGACCCGGTAAATCTTGCTGATTAGACCCGCTGAATCGACCGTCAAGCAACCGTCCTATAACGTACCAAAAACGGCCTGCGGATATCGCTTGTTTATCCAACATTCCTCCCTTCGGGTTTAACCAGATTTCGGCTGGAAAAAACAAGAGAATTCTTAATACGATAGTGTACGATGGTTTCGCTATTTTCACGTGTGCATATGGCAAGATGAAAAATGCAGGCACGCCTTTCGTCGTGAAGGCCGAGTGCCTTCCCGTCCACTTGGTACAGGACCGCAATGACGTCACCGGATTCACCCGCAGCAAGATTTGAAATTCAGCGCTACGACAAAGTATGGGTCGTGACGGTTTACCAGTTCGACCATAGTGAGCATCGCTCCTTCCAGAGCCGCGACCAGGCGGCGGAATTTGGCAACGCACGCGTCAAGATTGCAGCACAAAGCCGACGTGGGCCGACGAGTCCTCCGGACAAGGAAGGCTGATCTGAAGACGGCCGGTCTCAAGAAAAATGCGATTTTGGCTTTCTTCCTGGAGTTTGTCAGGGAAAAGTGGGAACCGGTTTGTCCCTGACAATCGAAAACTAGCGAATGTCTGGTTCAATCTGAACATTCGCAAAGGGTCGTTTGCTATTTCTGCCCGAAGGCGCATAGTGGCTACATCTCGACAAGGGCGCCAGGCCCTTCTCCAGCAAAACAATCAGACATCGCAGCTATCCACTTGGTCGAAAACGTACATTCGCCCGTGTGATATGGCGCACCGACCTGCTTTGTCCCATAACCTGTCATGAATGAGTTGGCGTTTGGTCCTGCTGTGTAATTCCTTAAGCCGGAATCGGTCTAAGGATAAAATTGTGCAGAAGGCATAAAGTGCTACGGCAACCTGAGTGCGTCATAGATGACGCACGGCGCTGCAGCCCGAACTCCGACGGGATTGGAGAATGGAATGTCACAACCAACGCAGCGCGCGGTTCAGAATATACTTCTGAAAGCGCTGCGACCGGAAGACTTCGACGCACTCTCTGCGCACATGGAGTGGGTAAAACTGTCTTTGAGGGAGGTTGTTGTCGAGGCAGATGAACCGAACCCATTCGTGTATTTCATAGAAGATGGACTGGCATCGGTCGTCGCCCGATCGTCGGATGGTGAAACATGCGAAGTCGGTCACGTGGGGCGCGAAGGCATGACCGGTTACCACGTGCTTCTCCTGACGCGCACCACCACGCATCGAACGTTCATGCAGGCAACCGGAGCCGGCTTCAGGGTCGCCGTCCAGCCGTTTCTCGGCGTCGTGAACAACCATTCACAGATGCACAGCCTGTTTCTTCGCTACATTCATTCCTGCGAAGTTCAGCTCGGACATTCGGCTCTGGCGAACGCCCGCTACAGCATGTATGCGCGGCTGGCGAGATGGCTGCTGATGTGCCATGACCGAATTGACGGTGACAACCTGCCGCTGACGCATGAGTTCCTGTCTCTGATGCTAGGCGTCCGGCGATCGGGCGTAACCGATCAGCTCCATATTCTGGAAGGCCTGCATGCGATAAAGGCCACGCGGGGAAATGTCCGGATCATCGACCGACGCAAGCTTGAGGAGGTCGCCGGCGGCTGCTATGGCGCCGCCGAGGCGGAGTATAGGCGCCTGATCGAGGAGCCGGTGGAAGATTTCGATCTTTCGTGAACTCAATCCGAAGCCGTCACGGCTTCGGAAAAGGCGATTTTCATCAATACATTTCCGGTTTAGTCGCAAATTTCGATGCTTCTTCCAAAGATCGTGCGCCCTTCGCGCATCGCCGTGCTCATCAAGGCTCGTGCATCCGCGATGGCCTCGATCCTCGCCTGGCCGAGATCGTCCAGTTCGGTTCCCTCGGGGTCATCGATGGGTCCGTTGGCGGTCATGATGTTGAAAAAGTACCTGGGCACGCAGCGCCGCTCCTCGCGTCGGCTCTCCAAACCTAGCCAAAACTTGGGATGCGGCGCAAGCACGGGGCAGCGGTAAAGGCGCGCAATTCACGCCTCCGTTCCAAACCGCTTGCCAGGGGACAGCAGGAGCAGAAAAAGCAGTTACGTCTCCGAGATTTCAGGAACGGTCGTGACAGCGCGCCGCTACCGTTTCGTAAATCTGTTCCGCCGGTTGGGTCAGTGGCAAAAAGCGCCCCATGGCCAGCCGCAGAAGGGCTTTCAGATGGAGGCGGCCACCGTATCCGACTGTTGCAGCGAGAGGCAGCATCTTCCCGACATCGGAATACAAGCGAGCAAATTCCGCAAAATTGCTGAAATCCTCGTGGTTGCCGGCCCTCATTAAAAAGGTTTCCGTTGCCGCACCGTTCGCAAGCACGGCCTCGTGGGTATCAAGCACGATATGGAAATATTCGAGAACGTCGGTTTTTGCCGGAAGAGCGGGGACAACCGAACTGCCGTTGACCAGGTCCCGGGCCTGGATAAGCACGCCTTCGAGCAACAGACCGTGTCCGGGCGACAGATAGAGGTCGGCATACGGCGTATTTTTTCCCAGGGCATTCTTCGCAATACGGATCGGCATGACGTTTGACGGCCACCGTGCGCCGCGACGCTGGTAGCGGTTGAAACCGATCCATTTCACCGGCTTGGCGGTTCCGTTCGCGGTCTTGACGAGATCGCCGATCCGGAGGCTCTCGACGGGAACCTCGCCGGCTGTCGTCAGGATGGAGGTGCCCCGCACAAAGCATCGCGAGCCATCCCCTTTGTCCTTGTCCTTGTCTTTGTCTTTATCCGACTTGGCGTAGCCTATCGTTGGAACTGTCATGGCCAGGATTGCCGCAGCCTTCGCTCCTGCTGCCGCCGTAAGGCCAAGGAAATGTCGTCTTGTGCGTCCGAGCACCGTATGGCTGTCGCGTTCAACTGGCATGTTGGCCTCCAATGGTCGGTAGGACTGATGTTGGCCCAGTCTACCTTGGTTTTGGAAGCACGCAGATTACTCAAAAAGGACAGCTGAGGGCATTTTTGTCGGAATATTGAAGCATTCGAGGGAGAAGCTACGCCAAATGATGTAGGTGACGTACCCTCGCGTGATTGCCGCATATACTCACGGAGAGGGCTAAAAACGCTTGCCCTACCGCTTTCGCCACCCTGCCTGCGAACGCCTGTTTTGACGTTCGCAGGGGCCGCAGCTTAAAGCGATGGAATTAGACCACCGTCTCGCCGCCGTCGACGACAAGGATCTGGCCGGTCATGTAGGACGAGCGGTCGGAGACGAGGAAGAGGATCGGTTCGGCGATTTCGGAAACATCCGCCCAGCGACCGAGGGGCACCTTGTCGGCGATATAGGCTTCGATTGCCTGTCTACCGCCCATCTGCGCGATGAAGGGTTCGTTGAAGGGGGTATCGACCCAGCCGGGGCAGAGTGCGTTCACGCGGATGCCGAATTTTGCATAGTCGCCGGCCATCTGCCGGGTCATGGCGATGACGGCGTGTTTCGTCGTCGTATAGGCGATCATCTCGCGGTCGTAGAGCACGCCGGATGAGGACGCCGTATTGAGGATCACGCCCTTGCCCGCCTGCTTCATGATCGGCATGACAAAGCGCGCCGCCATAAAATGCGCTCGCACGTTCAGCGACCAGGATTTGTCGAAACCTTCAATCGCCACCTGCTCGAGATCGCCGGCCACCTGCGCGCCGGCATGGTTGTGCAGGATATCGATACGGCCATGATGCTCCACGACGGAGGCGATGCCGGCCTCCAGCGCATCGTCGTCGGTGACATCGAGAACGAGGCTTTCTGCTGTTCCGCCGGCCTCGTGGATCAATTCCACGGTCTCGCCGGCATTCATGAAATCCACATCGACGACGACGACGTGAGCGCCTTCTCGCGCCATGGCCAGTGTGCCGGCACGGCCGATACCTGAGCCGGAGCCGGTGACAATGGCGACGCGGTTCTTGAGGATCATGGCGGCCTCCCGTTCAGTTCGTTGTTTTCTTTTCGCGCATCAGGAAACGCGCGATGAGGATCATGCAGAGCGACGCCACCAGCACCATCGTCGCGATGGCGTTGATCTCGGGCGTGACGCCGCGGCGGATGGAGGCGAAGACATAGATGGGCAGCGTCGTGTTGGAGCCGGCGACGAAGAAGGCGATGATGAAATCGTCGAAGGAGAAGGTGAAGGCGAGCAGGAAGCCGGCAAGGACCGACGGCATGATTTGTGGCAGCACGATCTGGCGGAAGGTCGTGAAGGGCGTTGCATAGAGATCGTTGGACGCCTCGACGATATCGCGGCCGAGGCTGGCGATGCGGGCTTTGACGATCATCGTCACCAGCGCCATTGTGAACAACCCGTGGGCTGCGATGATCGAGCCGAAGCCGAGGGAGAGTTTCGGTGGCTGCTCGCCCGGCCATGCGGCTGCCAGCAGTGGATTGATGAAGCCGAAGACCTGTACCAGCGCCACCAGCGTCGCAATGCCGATGACGACGCCCGGCACGACGATGGCGGCGGCGAAGAGACCATCGAACACGGCCCGCATCCGGCCACCCAGTCGCTCCATGCCGAGCGCCGCCATGGTTCCGAAGACGGCTGCGAGCACGGCGCTGATGAAGGCGATCACGAGGCTGTTCTGCAGCGCGTCCGTCAGGAAGGTGTTGGAGAGCGCCTTGGCATACCACTGGGTCGAGAAGCCGACGAACTCGCTGGCGCTGCGGCCGGAGTTGAACGAGAACAAAACGACCAGCGCAATCGGCGCATAGAGAAAGACATAAACGGCAGAAATGAAGCCACGCATCAGACGAGATCCACCTGTCGTGTGCCGGCCACGCGCCACGCGATGCGCATGGCAACAAGCAGGATGATGACGACGACCACGACGAGCGTCACGGCAATCGCCGAACCGAACGGCCAGTTGCGCGATTGCAGGAAGAGATCGACCAGCGCATTGCCGATGAAGAACACCTTGCCGCCGCCGAGAAGCTGCGGAATGAGGTATTCGCCGAGCAGCAGGATGGTAACGAGCGCAACCCCGGTCATGACGCCGGGCAGCGACAGGGGCAGGGTGATGCCGAAGAAGGTCGAGATCGGTTTGGCCCCGAGATCGGCGGAGGCTTCCAGCAGGCGGCGGTCGAGCTTCTCGAGGCTCACATAGATCGGCATGATCATCAGTGGCAGGTAGCTGTAGACGATGCCGAGCAGCACGGCGCCCGGCGTATTGAGGAGCCGGACATTCTCGATGCCGACCATCTCAAGGAGATGCGGCAGGCCACGGGCGCCCAGAATGTACATCCAGGCATAGACGCGCACGAGCAGGCTCGTCCAGAACGGCACGACGACCAGCGAAACCAATACCAGCCGGTATTTCGGGCTTGCCTTGACGGCCAGATAGTAGGCGACGGGATACGCGACCAGCAGGCAGAGGAAGGCGCCGACCGGGGCGAGCATCAGCGTGTTCTTGAAGGCTGCCGCGCGGGCTCCGAGATTGGCGAATTGCGCAAAGGTGAAGGACGCCTGATAGCCGCCTTCCGGCGCGCGCTCGCCGAAGGAGAAGACGACGATGGCGATGAACGGCAGCACCAGAAACACGAACAGCCACAGGCTTGCCGGCGTGAGCAACGCGGCAGTGACCAGGCGTTTCTTGGTTTCGGGTGTGATGGCCATCGGATGTTTTCTGTTTGAGGAGTGGAGGCGGCCACGCCCGGGGGCGTGACTGCGGTGTTTGAAATCCTTGCGCTGGAACCCTCTTCTTCCCGTTGGGGAGAAGAGGGAGCCAGATTAAGCAGACTTGAAGCGCGCCATCAGCTCCGCGCGGCCCGGATCGGTCAGCGTCACGGCGGCGCCGAATTCCAGGGGCGTCAGCGATGCCTCGTCCGGATAGACGATCTTGTTGGAGGTGATCTCCTTCGGTAGCAGTGCGATGATGCGGCTGTCGGTGGCGGGCGCGCCGTTGGCGATATGCTCCTTTACCGCGTTGGCCGGGTCCATCAGATAGTTGAGCAGGGCGTAACCGGCCGCCTTGTTCGGTGCGCTCTTGGGGATGGCGTAGTAGTCGGTCCAGATTTCGCCGCCGTCGGTGCCGAGGATATAGGCGATCTCAGGCATGTCGCGGTTGAGCTGGGCGCCGTCATTGGTCCAGCACATGGTCATCCAGGCGTCGGTCGAGCGCATGGAGGGCTGGTAGTCGGAGTTGATGGCGAAGAGATGCGGCTTGACCTTGATCAGCAGCTCTTCGGCCTTGGCGAGTTCTTCGGCCTTGATCGAGTTGAAGCCGTAGCCGAGCGAGACCAGCGCGCTGCCGATCGTCGTCAGCTGGTAGTCGTGCACCATGGCGCGGCCGTCGGCTTCCGTCTGGGCGATCTCGAAGAAGTCCTTCCAGGTGGTCAGCTTGCTTTTGATCTTCGAGGTGTTGACGGAGAAGCCGGTCGTACCCCAGTTCTTCGGCACCGCGTAGGTCTTGCCGTCGATCTTGCCTTCCGAGGTGAAGCGCGGGTTCTGCGTCGTCTGGCTGAAGTTCGGCACCTTGGCGAGATCGAGCTCCTCGATCAGGTCGAGCTTCTGGTAGGTGGAGATCGTGTAGTTCGTCGGCACGAACAGCGACCAGCCGGAAGCGCCCGCCTGCAGCTTTGCCAGCATTTCCTCGTTCGAGCCGAAGACGTTGACCTCCACCGCGACGCCGGTCGCGGCGGTGAAGTTCTCGAAGGTTGCGGGGTCATGGTAGTTCGGCCAGGTGGCAATCGACATCTGCGTGCCGAGGTCTTCCGCCGCAAAGGCCGGGCTCGAAAGCGCGCCGGGGAAGCGGGTCATGACCGCGGTCGCCAGACCAAGGCCGGTGATACCGAGGAAATGCCGGCGAGAGACGGAGCCGCGCTTCAGGCGCATGAACTCGTCCATGAAGCCCGATGCGGAGATGGGAAGATTATCCTTGTAGTCCTTGCTCATGATGCTGTTCCCTTTGTTTTGATTTTAGGCTGCACGTGATGCTGAAAAGACAGTTATGCTGAAAAGATGTGGGCGGCTCTCGGATCGAAGCCGAGGAAGACCGCTTCGCCGGGCTCGACCAGTTCGCTGTCCTGAATGCCGCGCCGGTCGGCGGTCACGAGAAAATCGCCAAGCCCCGGAACGCTGACGGCATATTCCGCCGACGAGCCGAGGAAAATGCGGTGGGTCACCGTTCCTTCAAACGAGGCGAGATCGGTCGCGGCTGCCCGGGTGAGCCGGATGGCCTCCGGGCGGATCGCGACGATTGCATCGCCGGGCGCGAGCGACGCAACGCCTGCTGATATCGCCGAGCCATCCTTCAGTCTAAGCGTGCTGCCGTCCGCCTCAAGCTTCGCATCGATACGGTTGGTCTTGCCGACGAAATCCGCGACAAAGAGATCGGCGGGTCGATCATAGACCTCCTGCGGCGATCCGAGCTGGCGGATGCGCCCCGCGCTCATGACGCAGACGATATCTGCCATTGAGAGCGCCTCTTCTTGATCGTGGGTCACGAGCACGAAGGTGATGCCAAGCTCGCGCTGCAGCGTCTGCAGTTCGATCTGCATGGCCGAGCGCAGCTTCTTGTCGAGCGCGGCGAGCGGCTCGTCGAGAAGCAGCACCGACGGACGATTGACGAGCGCGCGTGCCAACGCAACACGCTGTTGCTGGCCGCCGGACATTTCATGGATGCGGCGCTTGGCGAAGCCATCGAGCCGCACCATCTCCAGCGCTTCCGCCACCCGGTGGTTGATTTCGGCAGAGGTGAGCTTCGGCCGCATCTGCTTCAGGCCATAGGCGACATTCTGCTCGACGTTGAAATGGGGAAACAGCGCATAGTGCTGGAACACCATGTTGACCGGGCGGCGATAGGCGGGGATGCCGTTCATCTCGCGCCCGTCGATCAGCACGGTGCCTTCGCTCGGCTGCTCGAAGCCGCCGATCATGCGCAGGCAGGTGGTCTTGCCACAGCCGGACGGGCCGAGCAGCGCCAGGAAGGCGCCCTTCGGCACGGTAAGGTTGATGTCCGTCACGGCGGTCACGGCGCCATAGTTTTTCGTGACCGAACGGAACTCGATGTCGTTCGTCGAAGCGGATGTCAAATCTGTTCCCCGCGGTTGGTTTGGAGAGGACAGTCTATCGCTGCCTTTTGCCACCGTCGTTAGGAAAAGACTAAGCCCGCCCCTCCCGGACGGTATATACCCCGAAAGAGGTATTTTAGCTCGAAAAGCTTCGTGGAAGGTATATACCGGCAGCCGCGATACGTGGCGGCGAATGGAGGGAGGCAGTCGGATGAGCACAAATCTCGAAGCGCTGTTCCAGGCGTTCAGTGCCACCATCGGCAAGCCGGCCATGGACGATGCTACCTTCGGCGAAACCTTCCGGCAGATGATGTCGTCGCTGGTGCGGTTCGACTATCTCGTGGTCTTTGCCTATCGCGGCAAGGAGCGGCCGGTCGATCTCTACAGCACCTTCAATGCGAAGGAGCACATCATCTTCGTCACACTCTATCAGGCCGGTCCCTATCTGCTCGACCCTTTCTACCAGACGGCCCAGGATCGCCGCGCCGGCGTCTTCCGCATGCGGGAACTGGCGCCAGACC
Proteins encoded in this region:
- a CDS encoding Hint domain-containing protein, whose amino-acid sequence is MPVERDSHTVLGRTRRHFLGLTAAAGAKAAAILAMTVPTIGYAKSDKDKDKDKDKGDGSRCFVRGTSILTTAGEVPVESLRIGDLVKTANGTAKPVKWIGFNRYQRRGARWPSNVMPIRIAKNALGKNTPYADLYLSPGHGLLLEGVLIQARDLVNGSSVVPALPAKTDVLEYFHIVLDTHEAVLANGAATETFLMRAGNHEDFSNFAEFARLYSDVGKMLPLAATVGYGGRLHLKALLRLAMGRFLPLTQPAEQIYETVAARCHDRS
- a CDS encoding TfuA-like protein, whose product is MAGSDTQGPLLVFLGPTLRLADAREILDAVYLQPAGQGDILLAAHAFRPRAMLLIDGQFEHRPAARHKEILWAMAQGIVMVGAASMGALRAAELAPCGMVGVGLVYRWYRRWPLAPDDAVAIQSAPAELGFMPLTDALIDLQRTFAMLMRRGLISWKERQALAAIARTTDFRQRTLENAFSEVGLLAERCAGLRSQIIHQKAVDAIQSLRLLPDIVKRRQGSRSLQQWRVTNTMLRDLEAANIDISLIHKY
- a CDS encoding YcaO-like family protein, which gives rise to MRDILPICSRAGVTRLGDLTGLDHLGIPVAQAVRPVALSEVTSLGRGKTLQQAAIGALMEAMERVYAEAVPPGRVFVATAQELGIAEGAFDTLALPERKRDWRSVETAWVLGLDVAGGTEIPVPLELVHACYTEPPLPHDGLFHRTTTGLACHRTVHEAFLHGLFECLERDALARAFATHGFFDRMRLAAERLDGDVGTWLSISAEHGIAAAFWSAPSPTGVPVVWCQTIETGSEAPLLSLPTEGYAAAPTLPQAMANALLEALVTRAAVISGARDDLTATHYSRARADIVATARQLILDAGKTESSGLQEIPAVQCASDIVERVTVVGLGAVIAVPVGSDRGIHCVRTVLSAALPLAVVR
- a CDS encoding polyamine ABC transporter substrate-binding protein, with amino-acid sequence MSKDYKDNLPISASGFMDEFMRLKRGSVSRRHFLGITGLGLATAVMTRFPGALSSPAFAAEDLGTQMSIATWPNYHDPATFENFTAATGVAVEVNVFGSNEEMLAKLQAGASGWSLFVPTNYTISTYQKLDLIEELDLAKVPNFSQTTQNPRFTSEGKIDGKTYAVPKNWGTTGFSVNTSKIKSKLTTWKDFFEIAQTEADGRAMVHDYQLTTIGSALVSLGYGFNSIKAEELAKAEELLIKVKPHLFAINSDYQPSMRSTDAWMTMCWTNDGAQLNRDMPEIAYILGTDGGEIWTDYYAIPKSAPNKAAGYALLNYLMDPANAVKEHIANGAPATDSRIIALLPKEITSNKIVYPDEASLTPLEFGAAVTLTDPGRAELMARFKSA
- a CDS encoding DUF6894 family protein, which encodes MPRYFFNIMTANGPIDDPEGTELDDLGQARIEAIADARALMSTAMREGRTIFGRSIEICD
- a CDS encoding ABC transporter permease; its protein translation is MAITPETKKRLVTAALLTPASLWLFVFLVLPFIAIVVFSFGERAPEGGYQASFTFAQFANLGARAAAFKNTLMLAPVGAFLCLLVAYPVAYYLAVKASPKYRLVLVSLVVVPFWTSLLVRVYAWMYILGARGLPHLLEMVGIENVRLLNTPGAVLLGIVYSYLPLMIMPIYVSLEKLDRRLLEASADLGAKPISTFFGITLPLSLPGVMTGVALVTILLLGEYLIPQLLGGGKVFFIGNALVDLFLQSRNWPFGSAIAVTLVVVVVIILLVAMRIAWRVAGTRQVDLV
- a CDS encoding SDR family NAD(P)-dependent oxidoreductase, which gives rise to MILKNRVAIVTGSGSGIGRAGTLAMAREGAHVVVVDVDFMNAGETVELIHEAGGTAESLVLDVTDDDALEAGIASVVEHHGRIDILHNHAGAQVAGDLEQVAIEGFDKSWSLNVRAHFMAARFVMPIMKQAGKGVILNTASSSGVLYDREMIAYTTTKHAVIAMTRQMAGDYAKFGIRVNALCPGWVDTPFNEPFIAQMGGRQAIEAYIADKVPLGRWADVSEIAEPILFLVSDRSSYMTGQILVVDGGETVV
- a CDS encoding ABC transporter permease, with the translated sequence MRGFISAVYVFLYAPIALVVLFSFNSGRSASEFVGFSTQWYAKALSNTFLTDALQNSLVIAFISAVLAAVFGTMAALGMERLGGRMRAVFDGLFAAAIVVPGVVIGIATLVALVQVFGFINPLLAAAWPGEQPPKLSLGFGSIIAAHGLFTMALVTMIVKARIASLGRDIVEASNDLYATPFTTFRQIVLPQIMPSVLAGFLLAFTFSFDDFIIAFFVAGSNTTLPIYVFASIRRGVTPEINAIATMVLVASLCMILIARFLMREKKTTN
- a CDS encoding Crp/Fnr family transcriptional regulator, whose amino-acid sequence is MSQPTQRAVQNILLKALRPEDFDALSAHMEWVKLSLREVVVEADEPNPFVYFIEDGLASVVARSSDGETCEVGHVGREGMTGYHVLLLTRTTTHRTFMQATGAGFRVAVQPFLGVVNNHSQMHSLFLRYIHSCEVQLGHSALANARYSMYARLARWLLMCHDRIDGDNLPLTHEFLSLMLGVRRSGVTDQLHILEGLHAIKATRGNVRIIDRRKLEEVAGGCYGAAEAEYRRLIEEPVEDFDLS